From Portunus trituberculatus isolate SZX2019 chromosome 50, ASM1759143v1, whole genome shotgun sequence, the proteins below share one genomic window:
- the LOC123499928 gene encoding uncharacterized protein LOC123499928 yields the protein MQVLQDLYTAPQFKCVDGTLLFDSSVKEAFWHTYDFLETCAMKGVTLKPEKFKSCRRQVDFVGFHIGWDTYKPTEERLAALRSFDMPAQPFLTDICSWHGFVNQEKFELKKEVIYKLSQEGLTFYDKDRPTVVATDWSKVGIGFVILQQHCSCLMREAPFCYKSGWRLALCGSRHLTPVETGYAPVEGEGLAVAWCLRKARLFLLGCPNLLIITDHRPLVKLLGDRELKDVVNPRLFALKKTQQYRFQIKYLPGKRNHATDFLSRYTALCAPPDVVDKEQASAIEVAVAAATVAALDSGEQIVMDSATVLQAAADDPDYQLLVAKVSAGDWNPRRAQEVVCLRQFYVVRDRMAVSQGLVTYTFEQGSVRLVIPVTLRQRVAANLHAGHQGLDWMLRRARQAMYWPSMEGDLQHHRDSCTVCNAHSPSLTGWLEIAHFVSGATSSKLASVLRQYFNRWGALESVSTDGVTNLTSEEMCNFFGRWGVERRVASAHFPQSNGRAEVAVKFAMRLLRANTDA from the exons ATGCAGGTTTTACAAGACCTATATACT GCGCCCCAGTTCAAGTGTGTAGATGGCACTCTGCTGTTTGATTCAAGTGTGAAGGAGGCTTTCTGGCACACTTATGATTTTCTAGAAACATGTGCCATGAAGGGCGTGACCTTGAAGCCAGAAAAGTTCAAGTCCTGCAGGAGGCAGGTGGACTTTGTTGGATTTCACATAGGGTGGGACACCTACAAGCCCACAGAGGAGAGGCTGGCTGCTTTGAGGAGTTTTGACATGCCTGCCCAGCCCTTCCTAACAGACATCTGCTCCTGGCACGGTTTTGTTAACCAG GAGAAGTttgaactgaaaaaggaagtaatcTACAAACTGTCGCAGGAGGGCCTGACGTTCTATGACAAGGATAGGCCTACTGTGGTGGCGACGGACTGGAGTAAAGTGGGCATTGGCTTCGTGATTCTGCAGCAGCATTGTTCCTGTCTCATGAGAGAAGCCCCCTTCTGCTACAAAAGTGGGTGGCGCTTGGCATTGTGTGGCAGCCGTCACCTGACACCTGTGGAAACAGGCTACGCGCCCGTGGAGGGCGAGGGTCTGGCTGTCGCATGGTGCCTTCGCAAAGCCCGCCTATTCCTCCTTGGGTGCCCCAATCTTCTCATCATAACTGACCATCGTCCGCTGGTGAAGCTCTTGGGGGACAGGGAGCTGAAGGACGTGGTTAACCCAAGACTGTTTGCCCTGAAAAAGACCCAGCAGTATAGATTTCAGATCAAATACTTGCCTGGCAAGCGCAACCACGCCACGGATTTCCTGTCTCGCTACACGGCACTCTGCGCACCACCAGACGTTGTGGATAAAGAGCAGGCCAGCGCAATAGAGGTCGCGGTGGCGGCCGCGACAGTGGCAGCACTCGACAGTGGCGAGCAGATAGTCATGGACAGCGCGACAGTGCTGCAAGCGGCCGCTGATGATCCAGACTATCAGCTACTCGTCGCGAAGGTATCAGCAGGAGACTGGAACCCACGCCGGGCGCAAGAGGTGGTCTGCCTGCGTCAGTTCTACGTGGTCAGGGACAGGATGGCGGTGTCGCAAGGCCTGGTGACTTACACCTTCGAGCAGGGGTCAGTGCGCCTGGTGATACCGGTGACGCTGAGACAACGTGTGGCGGCGAACCTTCACGCGGGCCACCAAGGGCTGGACTGGATGTTAAGAAGGGCGAGGCAAGCTATGTATTGGCCCAGCATGGAAGGTGATCTGCAGCACCACAGAGATTCCTGCACCGTCTGCAACGCACACTCACCCTC ACTCACCGGCTGGCTCGAAATAGCACACTTTGTCAGCGGCGCCACTTCAAGCAAACTTGCGTCAGTGCTTAGGCAATACTTCAACCGGTGGGGCGCTCTAGAATCAGTCTCCACGGACGGGGTAACTAACTTAACCAGTGAGGAGATGTGCAACTTCTTTGGGAGGtggggagtggagaggagggtAGCCTCTGCCCACTTCCCGCAGTCAAATGGACGGGCAGAGGTCGCAGTGAAGTTCGCCATGAGGCTGCTGCGGGCCAACACGGACGCCTGA